The Pseudomonadota bacterium DNA segment CCGCCGCTGATCGAAATCAGCCAGACCTGGCTCGAGCCGCCGCGCGAGGAGAGGAACAGGACGGACTGGCCGTCCGCTGACCAGGCGGGGTCTGTGTCGTTCGCTTCGTGGGAGGTGAGCTGGCGCGGGGTGCCGCCGCCCTCGAGGGGGCTGAGCCATAGGTCGTAGCGCCCCTTGCCCGCGTCCATGTCTGTCGAGCGCAGGGTGAAGACCACGAGGTCCCCCTTTGGCGACACCACCGGGGCGCCCACCCTGTCCATGCGCACGAGGTGCTCGGCCGAGAACGGCTCGGCGGCGCTGGCGATAAGGGAGCTGGATAGCAGTAGGGGCAGGACGAAAGCGCGAATGGACATTGGCAACCTTGGTCTGAATTGAGCGGTTCACGAGCCTGGCAAATGGCAGACTCGACGTTTGGCCGCGCGTGGTCGTCGAGGGCAGCCTCGATGAGCCAGTGCGTCTGGGCCGATGCGGGGTGTGGGCCATCCAGCCCCGTGTGCAACGCGAACGTTACACTATAACGACTGAAGTCTGCTGCAGCGATACTCCCTGGAATGAATCTCTACCGCACCCGGTGGCGCTTATTGGCGCTGTCTCTGCTCACCTTTATTAGCGCCTCCGCCCTAGCCCATCCGGAGGACGAGTTCTGCCTGCCAGGGGAGGGCAGCCTCGACCCCGCGCTTTGCGAACAGCTGGCGGCGCTCGACAGCGCAGAAGGGCGCACGGCGCGGCTGACCCAGCTGATCCTGGATGAATCAGGCAATGCCCGCAGCGCCGGGTCGACCTTCCTGCTCTACGTCTCCATCGGTGTTGGGCACATCCTGCCGGGCGGGCTCGATCACATTCTCTTCGTGCTGGCGCTGTTCCTGACCTCCACCCGCCTGCGCGCCCTACTCGTCCAGATCACGACCTTTACGGTGGCGCACACGGCGACCTTGGGGCTCGCCGCCGCCGGGGTGATCTCGCCGAGCGGGAGCATCGTCGAGCCCCTGATCGCGGCGAGCATCGCCGTGGTGGCCCTGGAGAATCTCTTCGTTGAGGACATGCCGCGCTGGCGCCCGGTGATCGTGTTCGCCTT contains these protein-coding regions:
- a CDS encoding HupE/UreJ family protein, whose translation is MNLYRTRWRLLALSLLTFISASALAHPEDEFCLPGEGSLDPALCEQLAALDSAEGRTARLTQLILDESGNARSAGSTFLLYVSIGVGHILPGGLDHILFVLALFLTSTRLRALLVQITTFTVAHTATLGLAAAGVISPSGSIVEPLIAASIAVVALENLFVEDMPRWRPVIVFAFGLLHGLGFAGFFGELGLPPGQFWGALLGFNVGVELGQLSIVLLALLLVSAWRRADRSPEFESRYRRWVVIPGSLAIGLIGLWWAIERTFFA